From a region of the Bacteroidota bacterium genome:
- a CDS encoding purine-nucleoside phosphorylase yields the protein MTHNPLGADVQDAQQALSAYNFQPPEIALVLGSGLGGLADAIEDAVIIPTGEIPGYPVSTAPGHKGRLVIGKLEGRQVVAIQGRVHVYEGYPARASAFPIRLVHALGASKLLLTNAAGGINKDMGPGTLMFIRDHINFAFEHPLAGPNVDGGQRFVDLCNAYDPDWLERAEAAALAAGIAAQKGVYLWTKGPSYETKAEIHAYRQLGADAVGMSTVPETLQANYLGMKVLGISTITNPAAGMSPEPLRHEDVLAVGQQIRATLEKLVRVILKQT from the coding sequence ATGACGCATAATCCACTTGGCGCTGACGTACAAGACGCACAGCAAGCCCTCTCGGCTTACAATTTTCAACCACCTGAAATCGCGCTCGTGCTGGGCTCGGGGCTTGGCGGACTGGCAGATGCCATCGAAGACGCTGTTATAATCCCAACTGGCGAAATCCCGGGGTACCCGGTATCAACCGCACCCGGGCACAAAGGCCGGCTTGTCATTGGCAAACTGGAAGGCCGGCAGGTTGTCGCCATACAGGGCCGCGTCCATGTTTATGAGGGATATCCGGCGCGCGCCTCAGCGTTTCCAATCAGACTCGTCCATGCCCTCGGCGCCAGCAAGCTATTGCTGACAAATGCGGCCGGGGGGATCAACAAAGACATGGGCCCGGGTACCTTGATGTTCATCAGGGACCACATCAACTTTGCCTTCGAACATCCGCTTGCAGGCCCAAACGTCGACGGTGGCCAGCGGTTTGTTGACCTTTGTAATGCCTACGACCCCGATTGGCTTGAGCGTGCAGAAGCTGCTGCTTTAGCTGCAGGAATTGCCGCACAAAAAGGCGTCTACCTCTGGACCAAGGGTCCGTCGTATGAAACCAAGGCCGAAATACATGCCTATCGCCAACTGGGCGCGGATGCAGTTGGGATGAGCACTGTACCGGAAACACTGCAAGCCAATTATCTCGGCATGAAGGTATTGGGCATCTCTACCATAACAAACCCCGCAGCGGGCATGAGCCCCGAGCCGTTGCGCCACGAAGATGTACTAGCCGTAGGCCAACAGATACGAGCGACACTCGAAAAACTGGTTCGTGTTATCCTGAAACAGACCTAG